DNA from Marinagarivorans cellulosilyticus:
TATTGGTCAGCATGCCGCCTGGCACTTGTGCAGTAAGAATGCGTACATCCACACCTTTAAGCGCGCCTTCAAACTTAGCGTATTTTTTGCGTACATCGCGGAAGTAAAGCGCGATATCTTGCAGCAAGGCGAGATCTAACCCCGTTTCGCGCTCGGTGCCCTCAAGTGTAGCCACGAGGGTTTCGGTGGGGCTGTGGCCATAAGTCATCGACATTGAAGAAATGGCGGTATCGACATTATCAATACCCGCTTCCACGCACTTAAGAATGGTGGCATGGGCCAAGCCCGTCGTCGCGTGGCACTGCATATGAATAGGAATATCGCAGGATTCTTTAAGGCGTTTAACCAACTCGTAACCTTCATAGGGTTTTAACAGACCGGCCATATCTTTAATGGCGATAGAGTCGGCGCCCATGTCCTCGATTTTTTTGCCCTGCTCTACCCATAAGTCCATAGTGTGCACAGGACTTAGCGTATAAGAGATAGTACCTTGCGCATGCTTACCAGTTTCTTTTACTGCTTTTAATGCGGTTTCGATATTGCGCATATCGTTCATGGCATCAAATACGCGGAAGACATCAACACCATTATGGGCTGCGCGCTCTACAAATTTGAAGACCACGTCATCCGCATAATGGCGGTAACCTAAAATATTTTGCCCGCGGAACAGCATTTGTTGCGGCGTATTGGGCATGGCTTTTTTAAGTTCGCGAATACGGTCCCAAGGGTCTTCCCCTAAGTAGCGAATGCAGCTATCAAAGGTCGCCCCACCCCAAGATTCCAAAGACCAAAAGCCCACTTTATCGAGTTTTTCTGCGATTGGCAGCATGTCGTCAATGCGCATGCGCGTAGCAAACAATGATTGATGCGCATCACGCAGGACAACATCGGTAATACCTAATGGCTTTTGAACTTTAGTCATAATTTCTTCTCTACAATTCGGGTTGCAACACAAGTGTTGAAGCGCTTTTGTACTGGCTCAAATAATTAGCGGGCCTGCTTAGCGCGATGCTGATGAATAGCTTCCTGAATAACGGTTAGGACTTTAGGATCAACAGGTGCTGTTGATGCAGCAGGTTTAACAGGTTCGACGGGGATGGGCTGTTCCGGCTCGGGAATATAACGATTCACAAACCAAGACATCGTACGCGTTAAAAAGACGAGCAACGTTAGGAAGACGAATACCGCGCCCATCCCAAAGATCATCAGGTCAAAACCTTGTTCCATTATTGTTTGTTGCATGTTCTAACTCCGCAGCCAATTTGGCGTTAAACGCCCTGTTAACACTTGAGTGCACCGTCGGCACCCCTGCAAAAAGCGGGCACATTCTACCTCAAACACAAAAAAACGCGACCACCTTATCCTAGAATTATTGCGATTTTGAGCTTGAAAACAGTCAAAACGCTAGGCTTTCGCCCACCACAATGGCAGCGAAGGCCTTAATAAAAACAAGGTTTTAGGCGCCAAA
Protein-coding regions in this window:
- a CDS encoding OadG family protein, yielding MQQTIMEQGFDLMIFGMGAVFVFLTLLVFLTRTMSWFVNRYIPEPEQPIPVEPVKPAASTAPVDPKVLTVIQEAIHQHRAKQAR
- the oadA gene encoding sodium-extruding oxaloacetate decarboxylase subunit alpha, yielding MTKVQKPLGITDVVLRDAHQSLFATRMRIDDMLPIAEKLDKVGFWSLESWGGATFDSCIRYLGEDPWDRIRELKKAMPNTPQQMLFRGQNILGYRHYADDVVFKFVERAAHNGVDVFRVFDAMNDMRNIETALKAVKETGKHAQGTISYTLSPVHTMDLWVEQGKKIEDMGADSIAIKDMAGLLKPYEGYELVKRLKESCDIPIHMQCHATTGLAHATILKCVEAGIDNVDTAISSMSMTYGHSPTETLVATLEGTERETGLDLALLQDIALYFRDVRKKYAKFEGALKGVDVRILTAQVPGGMLTNMEGQLKEQGAADRLDEVLEEIPRVREDLGFLPLVTPTSQIVGTQAVINVLSGKRYATISKETQGVLRGEYGATPAPVNAELQAQVLEGKEPITCRPADLIEPELDKLAKALKDEAQKRNISLAAGDNEIDDVLTYALFNQVGLKFLENRNNPSAFEPVPTGSESAVVTTDGGEEIYTVNVEGTSYTVTVNNGGDVTGVVPVAGGAVPAAPAAAGGGAGAPVKAPLAGNIVRVLVTPGQQVQEGQPVVILEAMKMETEVSAPAAGVVGEVSVREGNVVTVGDTLITIA